In Calliopsis andreniformis isolate RMS-2024a unplaced genomic scaffold, iyCalAndr_principal scaffold0059, whole genome shotgun sequence, one DNA window encodes the following:
- the LOC143187571 gene encoding uncharacterized protein LOC143187571, with translation MGSSYPLTATSYEYLEIGIAVGPISTVEIILGDNRGTQLLLPVPIWDALIEKREEIKECVLSVNSDSPPIWIEEFVIEFTKIHNVKLIKLSLASISLYYTMETLNNLFNHVKCINLMRSQLYENTHRINIQFINFVNVLKQNGVTPKTNLSCIANMICNSKYFDDDSLIDCELLACALNILVYNAYI, from the coding sequence ATGGGAAGTAGCTACCCGCTGACAGCAACATCCtatgaatatttagaaattggaaTCGCAGTTGGACCCATATCAaccgttgaaattattcttggtgATAATCGGGGCACTCAACTTCTATTACCTGTACCAATATGGGATGCACTCATTGAAAAACGTGAAGAAATTAAAGAATGTGTTCTATCCGTGAATTCAGATTCCCCACCAATATGGATTGAAGAATTTGTAATAGAATTTACCAAAATTCATAATGTTAAGCTTATAAAATTAAGTCTAGCCAGTATCTCCTTATATTACACTATGGAAACgttgaataatttattcaatcatgTAAAATGTATTAATCTTATGCGGTCCCAACTATATGAAAATACGCATCGTATTAATATTCAGTTTATAAATTTCGTAAATGTTTTGAAACAAAATGGTGTCACACCAAAAACGAACTTGTCATGTATTGCTAATATGATATGTAACAGTAAATATTTCGACGACGATTCTTTGATTGATTGTGAACTACTAGCGTGTGCTTTAAATATTCTTGTTTACAATGCTTATatctaa